CCTTCGCCAATCATTGGGTCATAATAAGTTGTTGAAACGCCCATTCGTTTTAGAAGAACATTACAGAATTCTTGAGTTGGCTCATAAGCTGCTCCCGTCATTAAAACGTGATCGCCTTGTTCCACAAAGGCTAAGATGGAATTTGTTACCGCTGCGGCACCGCAGGGGTAGAGATAGCAACCTGCACCACCTTCTAATTCACACATTGCTTCTTGGAGTGAAAAATGGGTGAGAGTACCTCGTCGCCCATAAAATAAAGCCCCTTTATAACGGTTTTGAGTAGCATATTTTTTTTCTTCTAATGTTTCAAAAACTAAGGACGAAGCACGTTGGATAACAGGATTAACTGCCCCTTGTGTATAGCGTTTTTTACGCCCTGTATGAACAAGTTTGGTAGATAAATTTTTATAGTTAGACATTCTTCTCTCCTAATAAAATAAACAAGCGGTAAGTTTTTACAAATTTTTTGCAAAATCTTACCGCTTGTAATCCGTATTAACGGAAAATAAAACTGTTTTTTGGTCGGCTGCGTTTAAATTGGCTGATTAAAACAATCACGGCAAAAATCAGATAAACTGCAAAGGTAAAGATTAGCCATTGTGCCATTGAAAAACCAAACATTTCCCATTGGCTTTGGCTACAATTTACCGGACCGGGTGCAAATACTTGCGGTAACCATTTATCAAGCGGCAATGTTTGCGGAAAATCAACCTTAAATTCGCATTGATTCCAAGGCGAAGGATTAACTTGATAATCGTGATGTTTAAGTGCCAATGTTAAGCCTTTAAAGGCACTTCCCAGCCAAATCAAAATTGCCAACCAGCGAAGAACAGCGTAGCGGTTGCCAAGAAAACCTAAAACGCCTGCAAATAAAATACCAAATAAAGCAACACGTTCATAAATACACATTACGCAAGGAACTAAGCCCATTCCGTGTTGAAAGTATAGGGCGACACCTTCTAGCACAATACAGCTTAATACCAGAAAAAACCACGCACTGCGAGAGAGTGATAGATTTTTAAAATAATGGAGCATAATGATTCCTCATATCTATAAAACGCTTTTGTTCTACCTTATTTATCTATATTAGATTAGCGTGTAACAATCCAACCCCAATTCAGCATCAATTCAGTCATCGAAGGCAGTAAAAATTCTAATGCCAAGAAGCCGACAACTGAAAGTACAATGGTATAAGGTAATGCCATATACACCATTCTACCATAAGAGAGCTTAATTAACGGTGCAAAGGAAGACGTTAATAAAAATAAGAACGCAGCTTGCCCGTTTGGCGTTGCAACAGACGGTAAGTTTGTCCCTGTGTTAATTGCAACCGCAAGTAAATCAAATTGTGCTCGCTCTACAATTCCTGCATTTAGTGCGGTTTTAGCTTCATTAATATACACAGTACCCACAAATACATTATCCGAAATCATCGAGAGTAAACCGTTAAAAATATAGAATAATGAGAGCTGAGAATGTGGTTCTGCCGATAACACAAAGGCAATAATCGGTTCAAATAATTTTAAATCAATGATAACTGCAACAATTGAGAAAAATACAATCAATAATGCAGTAAACGGCATTGATTCTTGGAATGCTTTACCTAACGCGTGTTCATCAGTAATACCACAAAATGCTGTACAAATAATGATAATAGTTAAACCGATAATGCCAACATCAGCAAGATGCAATGCTAAACCAACAATTAACCAAACACCGGCAATGGCTTGTACGATCATTTTTAGCTTATCTTGCTTAGTCATTTTTTGTTCTTTTAATTGATTATAACGAGCAAGTACAATCCACACTTTACGAGGAAGTTTGTCGCCATAACCGAATAATTTGTATTTTTCCACTAAAAAACAAGTCGCAATGCCACAGATTAAAACTGGTAAGCTAACAGGCAGAACACGCAATAAAAACTCTGCAAACCCCCATTCGGCTTGTGAAGCAATAATTAAGTTTTGCGGCTCGCCCACCATTGTCATCACACCACCTAAGGCAGACCCCACACCTGCGTGCATTAATAGGCTTCTTAAAAAACCACGAAATTGTTCTAAAATTTCTTTATTAGTGAGAATTTTCTCATCATTGGTAATATCGGTTGAATCTTCAAAACTATTACCTGATGCAACTTTATGATATACCCCGTAGAAACCTGTTCCTACGCTGATAATTACCGCAATTACGGTTAGAGCATCAAGGAAAGCTGATAAGAAAGCAGCACTTAAACAGAAGGCGAGAGAGAGAATTTTTTTAGAGTGGATAGCTACAAGAAGTTTGGTAAAAATATAAAGCAGAAGTTGCTTCATAAAATAAATACCCGCTACCATAAACATCAGAAGCAAAATAACATCAAAATTCGCCACAATTTCGTGTTTAATATGCTTAGGGCTGGTCATACCGATAATTACAGCTTCAATGGCAAGTAATCCGCCCGGTTGCAAAGGATAACATTTCAACGCCATAGCAAGGGTAAAAATAAATTCAGCAACCAGAAACCAGCCTGCTACAAAAGGGCTAATGAAGAAATAAATGAGAGGGTTAATAATTAGAAATGCTAAAATACAGAGCTTATACCACTCAGGGCTTTTCCCTAAAAAACTTTTATAGAGAGCATCAAGATTACTCATAAAAACCTCAAAGTTGAAAAATAATATTGCAATTGTAATATAGATTAGATTAAAGGATAATAGGAAAATTGAATTTTATTTACAATAATTTAGTTATAAATAAAAAAACGGCGTGTTAAGCATAATTTTATGGGGGAGCTAATGGAAAACACGAGCATTTTAAAAGCACAAAGCCCGGCAGCATTAGCGGAAGAGTATATTGTAAAAAGTATTTGGAATAACCACTTTCCGGCAGGCACAGATCTTCCTGCAGAAAGAGAACTCGCGGAACGCATCGGCGTTACCCGAACAACATTAAGAGAAGTATTACAACGTCTGGCTCGTGAAGGGTGGTTGCATATTCAACACGGTAAGCCAACAAGAGTAAATAATATTTGGGAAACCGCAGGTCCGAATATTATAGGTACTATTATTAAGCTGGATAAAAACTATCTGCCTGTTGTGATCTCAAACGTAGTTTCACTCAGAACCCGTATGGCAGAAGCCTATATTCCTGAAGCGATTAAACTTGTGCCTGAAGAAAGTGCAAAACTCTTTGAAGGTTTAGATAATCTGGAAAATACAGCAACTGCTTATGCAGAGTTTGATTATAAATTGTTCAGGCAGTTTACCTTTTTAGCGAATAAACCTGTTTATGCTTTGATTTTAAACAGTTTTAAATCTATGTATCACCAAGTGGCAAAAATATTTTTTGATGACCCAAACAACCGTCAATTAACCTTAAATTTTTATCGTTCGCTACTTGCAGCCTGTATTGCAAAAGATAGCGAAAAAGCGACCGCTTGTATGGCGAAAAACCGCCAATCAAGTGGGGAAATTTGGAAAAAATTATCCGCTAATATTCCCGAAAGTTTCGGTGAACTTTAACAGCGAACCTTAACAGAAGGTAACACTTTGAACGAAATTATTTTTAGTTTAGAACCCCAAGACAACGCACGTCTACAATCACTTTGCGGTGCGTTTGACGAGCATTTAGCTCTTATCGAAAAAAGTTTTAACCTGGTTATTTCCCGCCAAGGGTTTAACTTTACCATTCAATCTGCAGACGAAAACCATTACTCTGCTAGCCTCATTCAAAATAGCGTAAAGCTCATTAAACAACTCTACAACGAAACTGCACCGATTAAAGGCAAAATCAAAGAGTTGGATTTAGAAGACGTACATCTAGCCATTCAAGAAAGCCGAATGTTGTTGCAAAACCAATGGCAAGCAAGTACACAAGGTGAGATTGCAATCAAAACCAAACGGGGTGTAATTAAGCCGAGAGGTGAGCATCAACAAGCCTACCTCCGCAATATTTTAAGCCACGATATCAGTTTTGGTATTGGACCGGCAGGCACAGGGAAAACCTTCTTAGCGGTAGCAGCGGCAGTTGAGTCTTTAGAACGCCAAGAAATCCGCCGTATTTTGCTGACTCGCCCAGCGGTTGAGGCAGGGGAGAAGTTGGGCTTCCTACCCGGGGATTTAGGGCAGAAAATCGAACCTTATTTACGTCCTCTATATGATGCTCTTTTTGAAATGCTCGGTTTTGAAAAAGCTCAAAAATTAATGGAACGAGGTGTGATTGAAATTGCACCACTTGCTTATATGCGTGGGCGAACGCTAAATGATGCCTTTATCATTTTAGATGAAAGCCAAAACACCACCACCGAACAGATGAAAATGTTCTTAACCCGTATTGGCTTTAATTCCAAAGCAGTGATTACAGGTGATGTTACTCAAGTGGATTTACCTCGTAGTCAAAAATCAGGTTTAAAACACGCAATGGAAGTGCTAAAAGATGTGCCTGAGCTGAGTTTCAATTTCTTTGACAGCAAAGATATTGTTCGCCACCCAGTGGTTGCGAAAATCGTCCAAGCCTATGATGTTTGGGAAGCCGTTGATGAAGAAAGACGAGAGCAACGTAAGTTGGAAAAACTCGCCCTAGAGCAAGAAAAAATTCTGGCACAAGCAGAGGTTTTATAACCTACAAGCGGTCGCTTTTTCTGATTTTTTTACAAGGTAGTAAGTGTATTGAGTTCGCTCTTCGCTTAATCCAGCAGCAGGCTTGCTATTTAACACGCCTCGAAAATGTAGCACAGTATGCAAATAAACCTTTAAAAAACTTACTGAACTTTACATTTTAAGTGTATTATTTCCTATAGAAATAATCTGAAATATGCTAATATAGCATTGCTTTTGGATTGATCTCCAAAGCGATAGCTAAAAGCGATTATTGCGATTTGTCTATTGCAAAGTTAAATTTTATAGATCATTGTTATATTGCAATGATTTTTTTATTTTTACATCAAGGAATATAAAATATATGAACAACATTTTTAAAGTAATTTGGAATCATAGTACGCAATCTTTTGTGGTTGCTTCTGAATTGGCAAAATCACAGGGGAAATCATCTACTTGCACGGTTGGTACTGCCAAAAGTGCAGGTAATTTTACTAAAGGTTTAGTGTTATCTGCTCTATCTTCCGCTGTGATGATGGCAAGTGGTGTAGCAAGTGCGGCAACACTTGAGAGTGCTGGTACTGTAGTGGCGACAACAGGTGATGGCACTTTAAATCTTGGTGCCAACCAAGCCTCAGGCAGTATCTATATGACCACAGGTAATGCACCACACGCAATGAGTGAGGGTAAAAACAGCATCTCTATCGGTAGTGGTGGACGAGATGACGGAGCCTGGTTAAATGGTCAAGACCAAATCTTTATTGGTATGGGTATCGCAAACCAAGATGCTTACGGTGGAGTGGCGATTGGTAACAAAAGTCGTATTGGTGGAGGCAATGGTGATGCTTATGGCACTACTGTGGGTTACAACTCACAAGCCTACACGATGGGCGTGGCAATGGGGGCGTTTTCTAATGCAGACATTGGTGATGCGGGTGTGAAAGGCGATGGTGCTATCCACGGCGGTGTGTCAATTGGTGCGTTTAGCCATGTAGACAATGGTAATGCTGGCACAGCGGTAGGTACAGGTGCTTATAGTAATAGTGCTAACAGCACTGCGATTGGTGCATTCTCACGTGTACAAAGTAACAATTCTACCGCTATGGGTAATCGTACAAATGCAGCATCTGTCAGCTCTATTGCTATTGGTGATGGTGCTTTGACAGGTATTACTTATGCAGCAAACTCTACTTCCATCGGTCAACAATCAGTAGCACTAGGGAGTAACGCCATTGCCATTGGTAAAGGTGCCATCTCGGGTAATGACCAAGGTATGAAAAATGTGTATGCAAGCCAATTAACAGAGGCTCAAGCTACCTTGGCTACTGCACAAACAGCTTATACCAAGGCTCAAGAAGCATATAATGCTGCGGGTGCCAAACCTGATATTGCATTGGCAGATGCGTTGGCAAAAGCTAAAGTTGCTGTAGAGCGTGCTGAAGAAAATGTGAAACGCTTGACCTTACTTGGCGAAAAAACAGATGGCACTTTACCAAATGCGGGTTCGACAATTGCTATTGGCGATGTGGCAAAAGCACAGGCGAACCGAGCCATAGCTGTAGGCTATAATGCAAACGCTTCAGGATTATCAAGTGTCGCTATGGGTGATGAAGCCAAAGCAAAAGGTAAAACAGGTGTAGCGATTGGTCAAGGGGCTACGACTGCCGTCACTGGCGATAGCAATATTGCGATTGGTCAAGGGGCATCTGCTGATGGTCTGGTGGCAAACCACGATGCAATTGCTATTGGTGCAAGAACCGAAACAAAAGGTCAGAATGCCGTTGCTATCGGTGCTCAATCCAAAGCTCTTGCTAATGGTGCCTTAGCCGTGGCGGCGGGTACAGGTAAGGGTGGTAGTGTTACCACTTCTCAAGGGGAGTTCTCTATAGCCATCGGTGCTGGCACACAAACAGCAGTAGGAGCACAGCACTCTGTCGCTGTTGGTAGTGTGGCTGAAGCCAAAGCTCTTTATGGCTCAGCATTTGGTCCAAATGCAAAAGCGAATACTGGTTATGCCACCGCTTTAGGTGGATTTACCACTGCAACAGGTGAGGGTAGTACAGCAGTGGGCTTACAAGCAAGTACAAATGCAGAGTCTGCATTGGCAGTAGGTCGTCAAGCCTCTGCAAGCGGTTTAAACTCAATGGCAATGGGTAAAAACGCTCAGGCTGATTCTCTTGCTAATATTGCTATCGGTGAAAATGCCAAAGCAGTCACCGCAGATAAGAATACAGGCGATAAAGATGGCAAAAAAGATGATAATGCAGGCATTAACAAAGCTATCGCTATCGGTTCCAATGCACAAGCAACCAATGCAAAAACAATTGCAATAGGCGATGCGGCTAATGCCTCTGGCAAGAATGCCAACGCCATCGGCTCACAAGCTGTGGTGAGCGGAGAGGAATCCACAGGTATCGGTACTGCTGTTTCGGTAACAGGTAGTCATGCAACCGGTATCGGTCAGCGTGCTAATGCAGCAGGAACTCAGTCTGTCGCTATTGGTACTCAATCCATTACCACTGCTTATCGTGCAACGGCTATTGGTCGTTCAGCAACTGCTGCAGGGTCAAGAGCGACTGCACTGTCTGCAGACTCAAGTGCTTTAGGCTCTGACAGCTTGGCAATGGGAGCTTATGCTCGCACAACAGCTGCAAGTGCAACTGCGGTTGGTCATGGGGCAGATGGTGTTGCAACTAATGCCGTTGCTCTAGGTCGTAAAGCAACCGGACTTGGCACCAGCTCTATCGCCATTGGTGAAAATGCCATTGCAGGTGGCAATGCAGTAGCTAAAGAGGCATATAACTCTGCCTATAAAACAGCTTATGAAGCGAAAGAAAAAGCCATCTATGATGAAGTATTTGCTGCCACATCGGGTACTGAGGCTCAAAAAACAGCTGCAGCGGATGCAGCCAAAATTGCCCGTCAAGCAGAAATCATTGCTGCTGGTCATCAAGCTGGTCAAGCTGCTATTGCTAATGCAGGCATTGAATCTATTGCTATTGGCAAAGATGCAATTGCTACAGGTACACAATCAATTGCTATTGGTGTCGGCAACCTCGTTTCAGGCAATAACGCAGGTGCATTTGGTGACCCATCCATCGTAGCAGGTGCAGCTTCTTACACCTTTGGTAATGACAATGTGGTCGGAAGTAGCACCACAGGGGCTTTTGCACTGGGTAATAACAACCAAATGGGGGCAACGCCATCTTATCAAGGTTCTACCAAAAAAGTTGATGCTACTCAGCCACTAACTGATTTGGCTGATGTCTCAGGCTCGGTTGCCATTGGTAATGAAAACAAAGTAACCACCAAGGACACCTTTATTCTAGGTAGTGGTATCAACACCGCCGCTGACGGCAAAACTGCTCAAAGTGGCACAGTGGCAAACTCCGTGTATTTAGGTAAAGACAGTACCGCTGTTGCAAATGTAGGCAACAATAAAACCGCTACGGATGCCAATGGTGCAACCACTACAGGCGGTGCAACAGGCACAGTAAATACTGCCACTGTAAATAATCTAACCTATATTGGTTTTGCAGGTGTAACCAGTGCAGGTGCGGTTACTGTGGGTTCAGCAGGTGCTGAACGCCGTCTGATGAATGTGGCAGCGGGACAAATCTCATCAACTTCTACTGATGCCATCAACGGTTCTCAATTGTACGCCGTAGCTGACAAATTGGGTCAAGGCTTTAATGTCCTAGACCATGCAGGTGCCACAAAAGGCACGGTAACCCCCGGTGAAAATGTCCAGTTCGTTAATGGTACTAATACCACTGCCAAGGTAACGGAAGAGGCTCACGGCATAACCAAAGTAACCTTTGATGTTACATTGCCAACAGCGACAATCACTCAAAATCCAGGCTCATCTCGTTTTAACGTAACGGCAGCTCAAGGTGATAACTATGTTACCGCTCGTAATATGGTAACTGCGCTGAATAACACTGGTTTCTTCCTGGCAGTTGCACCAAATGGTGGAGAAGCGACAGGTGACCCATCTGACAAGAAAATTGCTCATGGCGATACCTTTACTTTAACCGCAGGTGAAAACATTGCCATTAACCAAATCGACAATGGTTATGAAATCTCTGCCAAAGCACCAGCACAAACCGTAGTTTCAGGCGGTAACGGCACAACGGTTACCAATGTAGGTACAGCTGAAGAGCCGAACTACCAAGTGATTGCTCGTGTTGATGGAAATACAGTAGTATTTAACGGCAATGGTCAAATCAGTGCCAATACCACAACATACAGACCAGGCACAACAGGCACAGTAGGTAATCCAAACAATCCTAATGCTTTGGTAAATGCCCAAACCATCGCCAATGCCATTAATCAGTCGGGCTTTAATGTAACGGCTGGTAGTGGTGTTGATGGTGGTAGTGTAACAGGCAAAAGCACTGAGCTTGTCAATCCGGGCGAAACTGTTACCTTTGACGCTGGCAAAAATATGAAGCTGGTACAAGAAAACGGTAAGTTTACCTATGCAACCAAAGACGATGTTAGCTTTAACGATGTAACAGCAAACAAAGTCACTGCACCGACAATCACGACAGGCGGTACAAACCCAGTTACCATCAGCAATAACACGATTACAGGTTTAAATACGACGCTTGCGGAAAATCCAAAACCAGCTCAAGCCAAACCTGCTGATATTGCTAATAAAACTAGCAATGCTGCAACGATTGGTGATGTGCTAAATGCGGGTTGGAACTTAAAAGCGAACGACCAAGATGTTGATTTTGTGAAGCCGTATGACACGGTTGAATTTAAAGATGGTTTAAATACCAAAGTAGTTGCTAAGGCAAGTGAAGACGGTAAAAGCAGTGAGTTGGTTGTAAATGTAGTTGGTTTACCGGTAAGTTACACGACGGCAACAGGAGAACCTGTTGTGAAAGTGGGCGACAAGTTCTATAAAGTAGACGACAAAGGTGAGCCGACAGGTGAAGCATTAACGGAAGAAGAAGCGGGTAAACTCGTTGCGAATATGGTTAATCCATCGGCGAAACCAAACGAGTTAGGTAATAGCATTACGTTAGGTAATCTGACTTCAGGCGTGAATTTACTTGATGGCACGAACC
The sequence above is a segment of the Mannheimia bovis genome. Coding sequences within it:
- the fadR gene encoding fatty acid metabolism transcriptional regulator FadR is translated as MENTSILKAQSPAALAEEYIVKSIWNNHFPAGTDLPAERELAERIGVTRTTLREVLQRLAREGWLHIQHGKPTRVNNIWETAGPNIIGTIIKLDKNYLPVVISNVVSLRTRMAEAYIPEAIKLVPEESAKLFEGLDNLENTATAYAEFDYKLFRQFTFLANKPVYALILNSFKSMYHQVAKIFFDDPNNRQLTLNFYRSLLAACIAKDSEKATACMAKNRQSSGEIWKKLSANIPESFGEL
- the dsbB gene encoding disulfide bond formation protein DsbB, which encodes MLHYFKNLSLSRSAWFFLVLSCIVLEGVALYFQHGMGLVPCVMCIYERVALFGILFAGVLGFLGNRYAVLRWLAILIWLGSAFKGLTLALKHHDYQVNPSPWNQCEFKVDFPQTLPLDKWLPQVFAPGPVNCSQSQWEMFGFSMAQWLIFTFAVYLIFAVIVLISQFKRSRPKNSFIFR
- the nhaB gene encoding sodium/proton antiporter NhaB; amino-acid sequence: MSNLDALYKSFLGKSPEWYKLCILAFLIINPLIYFFISPFVAGWFLVAEFIFTLAMALKCYPLQPGGLLAIEAVIIGMTSPKHIKHEIVANFDVILLLMFMVAGIYFMKQLLLYIFTKLLVAIHSKKILSLAFCLSAAFLSAFLDALTVIAVIISVGTGFYGVYHKVASGNSFEDSTDITNDEKILTNKEILEQFRGFLRSLLMHAGVGSALGGVMTMVGEPQNLIIASQAEWGFAEFLLRVLPVSLPVLICGIATCFLVEKYKLFGYGDKLPRKVWIVLARYNQLKEQKMTKQDKLKMIVQAIAGVWLIVGLALHLADVGIIGLTIIIICTAFCGITDEHALGKAFQESMPFTALLIVFFSIVAVIIDLKLFEPIIAFVLSAEPHSQLSLFYIFNGLLSMISDNVFVGTVYINEAKTALNAGIVERAQFDLLAVAINTGTNLPSVATPNGQAAFLFLLTSSFAPLIKLSYGRMVYMALPYTIVLSVVGFLALEFLLPSMTELMLNWGWIVTR
- a CDS encoding PhoH family protein, producing MNEIIFSLEPQDNARLQSLCGAFDEHLALIEKSFNLVISRQGFNFTIQSADENHYSASLIQNSVKLIKQLYNETAPIKGKIKELDLEDVHLAIQESRMLLQNQWQASTQGEIAIKTKRGVIKPRGEHQQAYLRNILSHDISFGIGPAGTGKTFLAVAAAVESLERQEIRRILLTRPAVEAGEKLGFLPGDLGQKIEPYLRPLYDALFEMLGFEKAQKLMERGVIEIAPLAYMRGRTLNDAFIILDESQNTTTEQMKMFLTRIGFNSKAVITGDVTQVDLPRSQKSGLKHAMEVLKDVPELSFNFFDSKDIVRHPVVAKIVQAYDVWEAVDEERREQRKLEKLALEQEKILAQAEVL
- a CDS encoding YadA-like family protein, encoding MNNIFKVIWNHSTQSFVVASELAKSQGKSSTCTVGTAKSAGNFTKGLVLSALSSAVMMASGVASAATLESAGTVVATTGDGTLNLGANQASGSIYMTTGNAPHAMSEGKNSISIGSGGRDDGAWLNGQDQIFIGMGIANQDAYGGVAIGNKSRIGGGNGDAYGTTVGYNSQAYTMGVAMGAFSNADIGDAGVKGDGAIHGGVSIGAFSHVDNGNAGTAVGTGAYSNSANSTAIGAFSRVQSNNSTAMGNRTNAASVSSIAIGDGALTGITYAANSTSIGQQSVALGSNAIAIGKGAISGNDQGMKNVYASQLTEAQATLATAQTAYTKAQEAYNAAGAKPDIALADALAKAKVAVERAEENVKRLTLLGEKTDGTLPNAGSTIAIGDVAKAQANRAIAVGYNANASGLSSVAMGDEAKAKGKTGVAIGQGATTAVTGDSNIAIGQGASADGLVANHDAIAIGARTETKGQNAVAIGAQSKALANGALAVAAGTGKGGSVTTSQGEFSIAIGAGTQTAVGAQHSVAVGSVAEAKALYGSAFGPNAKANTGYATALGGFTTATGEGSTAVGLQASTNAESALAVGRQASASGLNSMAMGKNAQADSLANIAIGENAKAVTADKNTGDKDGKKDDNAGINKAIAIGSNAQATNAKTIAIGDAANASGKNANAIGSQAVVSGEESTGIGTAVSVTGSHATGIGQRANAAGTQSVAIGTQSITTAYRATAIGRSATAAGSRATALSADSSALGSDSLAMGAYARTTAASATAVGHGADGVATNAVALGRKATGLGTSSIAIGENAIAGGNAVAKEAYNSAYKTAYEAKEKAIYDEVFAATSGTEAQKTAAADAAKIARQAEIIAAGHQAGQAAIANAGIESIAIGKDAIATGTQSIAIGVGNLVSGNNAGAFGDPSIVAGAASYTFGNDNVVGSSTTGAFALGNNNQMGATPSYQGSTKKVDATQPLTDLADVSGSVAIGNENKVTTKDTFILGSGINTAADGKTAQSGTVANSVYLGKDSTAVANVGNNKTATDANGATTTGGATGTVNTATVNNLTYIGFAGVTSAGAVTVGSAGAERRLMNVAAGQISSTSTDAINGSQLYAVADKLGQGFNVLDHAGATKGTVTPGENVQFVNGTNTTAKVTEEAHGITKVTFDVTLPTATITQNPGSSRFNVTAAQGDNYVTARNMVTALNNTGFFLAVAPNGGEATGDPSDKKIAHGDTFTLTAGENIAINQIDNGYEISAKAPAQTVVSGGNGTTVTNVGTAEEPNYQVIARVDGNTVVFNGNGQISANTTTYRPGTTGTVGNPNNPNALVNAQTIANAINQSGFNVTAGSGVDGGSVTGKSTELVNPGETVTFDAGKNMKLVQENGKFTYATKDDVSFNDVTANKVTAPTITTGGTNPVTISNNTITGLNTTLAENPKPAQAKPADIANKTSNAATIGDVLNAGWNLKANDQDVDFVKPYDTVEFKDGLNTKVVAKASEDGKSSELVVNVVGLPVSYTTATGEPVVKVGDKFYKVDDKGEPTGEALTEEEAGKLVANMVNPSAKPNELGNSITLGNLTSGVNLLDGTNRGDKPTADTPTAIDVSSPLGKSLKDAYNGLADLANAPKSNAVTVGDLRNLGWVVSATGNDYADDVRHANEVRFVGKGLATVTGETKDDVRTITVDVDAQDVVQNAQLPVVYTKADGTKVELANDGNFYPEDKVNADGSLVDGTTAADQVAKGDVIASLNSGDNDTTSPTTLANVKGNLPTVNDESKVVNNPDGTEKVASAVENITKAPLTAQQAVEVMQKSANNAATVGDVLNAGWNLKANDQDVDFVKPYDTVEFKDGLNTKVVAKASEDGKSSELVVNVVGLPVSYTTATGEPVVKVGDKFYKVDDKGEPTGEALTEEEAGKLVANMVNPSAKPNELGNSITLGNLTSGVNLLDGTNRGDKPTADTPTAIDVSSPLGKSLKDAYNGLADLANAPKSNAVTVGDLRNLGWVVSATGNDYADDVRHANEVRFVGKGLATVTGETKDDVRTITVDVDAQDVVQNAQLPVVYTKADGTKVELANDGNFYPEDKVNADGSLVDGTTAADQVAKGDVIASLNSGDNDTTSPTTLANVKGNLPTVNDESKVVNNPDGTEKVASAVENITKAPLTAQQAVEVMQKSANNAATVGDVLNAGWNLKANDQDVDFVKPYDTVEFKDGLNTKVVAKASEDGKSSELVVNVVGLPVSYTTATGEPVVKVGDKFYKVDDKGEPTGEALTEEEAGKLVANMVNPSAKPNELGNSITLGNLTSGVNLLDGTNRGDKPTADTPTAIDVSSPLGKSLKDAYNGLADLANAPKSNAVTVGDLRNLGWVVSATGNDYADDVRHANEVRFVGKGLATVTGETKDGVRTITVDTTKLEQDIGASKEDVVSSDGSISVQRDVNPVTKATTFDVSVNTDNTTITKDKDGQLIAQTVELANDQETGKVNVPTIGGQYVGNSLVTAKTVADAINNSGFKLTTSKSDGEVAGTTTELINPSDTVTIDAGQNIAIVQAGGKISVATSKNVKFDSVESNSVTVPTSNGSSVMINNKGIDLGGNRITNVAAGVADTDAVNVSQLKDVQNSINNSGFTLKASGNVEGNATPEKIGQNGTVEMVAGKNLTVKQEADGKITYATANDVDFNNVTATNSIGITNGPTMNTTGINAAGKKVTSVADGDISPTSTDAVNGSQIYALSGGNINKVGDYTVTNPDGTKTTYQNVVLDENGEPVLVTYNVKTQGEHITNSVITAINNMNTQGIKFFHTNDGKADSTRPADQRYNSEDSSASGAYATAVGYQSEASGTSSVAMGNNSTAAGENAIAIGVNSQANAKNTISIGNGNIVNGENSGAFGDPSVIDATNSYSVGNNNTIAAGQSDVFALGNEIKETTSNSVFLGSKSGSFEQKGSTRGNNGVHKKTANSNYTYKGENDANVAGVENAVGVVSVGNANETRQIQGVAAGVVSETSTDAINGSQLHYTNKAIGDVKNDINKLGNAINKNNRNLRAGIAGANAAAGLPQVYLPGKSMVAASAGTFKGEGALAVGYSRASDNGKVILKLQGNANTRGEVGGSVGVGYQW